A window from Primulina huaijiensis isolate GDHJ02 chromosome 13, ASM1229523v2, whole genome shotgun sequence encodes these proteins:
- the LOC140991565 gene encoding putative germin-like protein 2-1 isoform X1, producing MLLLVCFPLLIHMAKLIILLSLVSLSFGFLAFAFEPSPLQDFCVADPSSSAKVNGLACKNPALVQASDFSFSGLHLAGNTSNPNGSKVSPVSVAQVPGLNTLGISMVRIDYAPWGINPPHTHPRATEILTVIEGSLQVGFVTSNPGNSLITKTLQKGDVFVFPVGLVHFQRNVGTGHAVAIAGLSSQNPGVITIANAVFGSNPDFSNDILAKAFQVDKSVVDQLQAKF from the exons ATTCACATGGCAAAGCTCATTATCTTGTTGAGCCTCGTAAGCCTGTCTTTTGGCTTCCTTGCATTCGCTTTCGAGCCGAGTCCATTGCAAGATTTCTGCGTTGCCGATCCCAGTAGCTCAG CTAAAGTGAATGGGTTGGCTTGCAAGAACCCTGCATTGGTTCAAGCCAGTGACTTCTCCTTCAGTGGACTTCACTTAGCAGGCAACACATCAAATCCTAATGGCTCCAAGGTTAGCCCAGTGAGTGTAGCTCAAGTACCAGGCCTCAATACTCTTGGAATCTCAATGGTTCGTATCGATTACGCACCATGGGGCATCAACCCTCCACATACTCACCCTAGAGCCACTGAAATACTGACAGTCATTGAAGGTTCCCTCCAGGTGGGGTTCGTAACCTCGAACCCTGGTAATAGTCTAATCACGAAAACCCTTCAGAAAGGTGATGTTTTCGTGTTCCCGGTGGGACTCGTCCACTTCCAACGCAATGTGGGAACTGGACATGCTGTTGCAATTGCTGGATTGAGTAGCCAGAATCCCGGAGTCATTACAATCGCAAATGCGGTTTTCGGATCGAATCCTGATTTTAGCAATGACATTCTTGCCAAGGCATTCCAAGTGGATAAGAGTGTTGTGGATCAGCTCCAAGCTAAGTTCTAG
- the LOC140991565 gene encoding putative germin-like protein 2-1 isoform X2: MAKLIILLSLVSLSFGFLAFAFEPSPLQDFCVADPSSSAKVNGLACKNPALVQASDFSFSGLHLAGNTSNPNGSKVSPVSVAQVPGLNTLGISMVRIDYAPWGINPPHTHPRATEILTVIEGSLQVGFVTSNPGNSLITKTLQKGDVFVFPVGLVHFQRNVGTGHAVAIAGLSSQNPGVITIANAVFGSNPDFSNDILAKAFQVDKSVVDQLQAKF; the protein is encoded by the exons ATGGCAAAGCTCATTATCTTGTTGAGCCTCGTAAGCCTGTCTTTTGGCTTCCTTGCATTCGCTTTCGAGCCGAGTCCATTGCAAGATTTCTGCGTTGCCGATCCCAGTAGCTCAG CTAAAGTGAATGGGTTGGCTTGCAAGAACCCTGCATTGGTTCAAGCCAGTGACTTCTCCTTCAGTGGACTTCACTTAGCAGGCAACACATCAAATCCTAATGGCTCCAAGGTTAGCCCAGTGAGTGTAGCTCAAGTACCAGGCCTCAATACTCTTGGAATCTCAATGGTTCGTATCGATTACGCACCATGGGGCATCAACCCTCCACATACTCACCCTAGAGCCACTGAAATACTGACAGTCATTGAAGGTTCCCTCCAGGTGGGGTTCGTAACCTCGAACCCTGGTAATAGTCTAATCACGAAAACCCTTCAGAAAGGTGATGTTTTCGTGTTCCCGGTGGGACTCGTCCACTTCCAACGCAATGTGGGAACTGGACATGCTGTTGCAATTGCTGGATTGAGTAGCCAGAATCCCGGAGTCATTACAATCGCAAATGCGGTTTTCGGATCGAATCCTGATTTTAGCAATGACATTCTTGCCAAGGCATTCCAAGTGGATAAGAGTGTTGTGGATCAGCTCCAAGCTAAGTTCTAG